In Mycobacterium branderi, the DNA window CGCGACCACTCGCCAATGCGGGTCCCCACTGGGGGTCGGGTGTGATCACGACATCGCTGTCGATACCCGCTACGGGATCGCCCGTCGTATTGACGATGGCGACTTGCGCTGAGCGGGCGAACGGCATCGGCCACCACGCCGACAACGACAGCGGCCCCCCGGGCTGCGGGATCGCGGCGAACAGCAGCGATCGCACGTCATTGACGCCCAGGCCTGCACCGAAGAATTCGCCAAGGGGCGAGTCGACCCTGGTTTCGCCGTCGAACTCGATCTGCAGCCGCAACCCGGACAGGAGTTGATCCGTCGGCAACCATAGGTGCAGCGCCGAAACACTCCCTGGCCCAGTCGATTCCGCGATCGTCACGCCATGTCCGGCGGGGAGATCGACGACGCGACTGGTATGCACCGCCGCGGGTGCGGCGGGCTTGGGGTCGGCGGTGCCCGCGGCGCGGAGCATGGCAACTACGTCGAGCGCGGTATCGGAGCGCGAGAAAGTGGTCACGCCGTCGGCTGTCGAGAAGTGTCGATAATCGACGTGGTAGTACTCCAAATTGGACGCGACGCTGATCCGCATCGACTCCCGATACGGCATCGGCACCTTGACGTAAACTCCGCCCGGCGATTGGGCAGCGTTGGCTACCAGAGGCCATACGAACGGCGCACCCAGCGCTCCATCGACCAACGATTGCAATGGTGCGTCGATCGCCGTCTGTCCATCCAGCTCGATGCGGATCGTTCCCAGCGCGGTCACATTGCCGCCATCGCGGGTGAACCAGATCGAATCAATCTCTCCCGCACCGCGATCCTCCGCGATGACACAGCCGGCACCCCCGAAAGCCAGACATCCCCCGCTGCCGTTCTTGTTGCCGGTGGAGATGTCGAAATCGCCGCCGCTGCGATCAAAGCTCGAGACCTGCAGGCTTTGCGTGTCGGAGCTCAGGTACGGCAACCGATCCAAGCGCCGATAGGTGTCCCAACCCACCAGCCGGACGCCGGAACTTGCGACCACCGGCTCGGCCGACGCTACGCCGACGGCACCGACACCGGCCACCCCGGACAGCAGTACCACCGCTGCAGACAACGCCCGAGCGGCCAACCGCATAGGGACAAACGTTACTTTTCGGCACGGTGGGCGGATACTGCATCCGGGCGTAGGCAGATCCCCCACTTTTGACCGAGAGGCAATCGGTGACCCATTCACACCGGCGGCGTGCTGTGACCGGCGTCGGCACCTGGGCGCCACGGTGACCGCGGATCGCTGTTTTGCCAGCGTGATGCTCGACGAGGAACTGTGGCGCTCGCTGGCGGCGATCGGTGCAGACCACCAGGTGGCCTGGGTGCATGGCTGTGCCCTCGAGCACGGTCACGGCGGTGAGCACCGGGCCTTGGCGTACCGCGACGGCGGGCAGGACTACTGGGTGCAATGGGACGAGAAGAGAAAGCCGCGCCTCGACACGGCCGTCGACGCCACACCGCCTGCGCCGCAACCGGCGCCACCGCCGACCCTAACGTCCCCGGCGTCCGCTTCTGCGCAGCCGGATTCGCCGACGTCGGTGTCCCAGACCGATGCGTTGTGGGCCATCGCCGCGGCCCTGGAGCGCCTCGCCGACGTGATCGCCGCCGCCTTCGATCCGAGCGACAAGCCGGGACGACACAGCGGCCGTGGCCACAGCCATGGATCCTGACTGACGGGGGCGCGTTGGCAGTATCTGGCAGTTCACCGCGTGGATCTGGCACCAGCCGTTGAGCTTCCCTAATCGGGTCGGTGCTGACAGGTCCAAGGAGGAACGCCGAAATGCCACAACTCGAACTCGAGCAGGCGACCATCGAATATCAGGAGTTGGGCCCGCAGGATTCGCCCCATGCTCCGGTCCTTTTTGTCCACGGCATCCTGGTCGACGGACGACTATGGCGCGAGGTCGCCGAGGGACTGTCGCGCCGCGGTTTTCGGTGCATCGTGCCGACGTGGCCGCTGGGCTCCCACACCATCCCGGTCACCGAACCCACCGCACTGTCGCTGGCCGGTGTCGCCGAGATGATCAACGACGTGATCGTCGCGCTCGGCCTTTCCGATGTCACGCTGGTCGGCAGCAATACCGGAGGCGGCATCTGCCAATTGATCGTCGACACCTACCCGGACCGGATCGGCCGCCTGGTGCTGACCAACTGCGATGCCTTCGACAAGTGTCCGCCGTTTCCCTTCGACATCGTGTTCGGGTTGCTTCGCGGCCCCATTTCGATCAAGGCGCTCTTCGGGCAGATGCAATTACGGGTGCTGCGTCATTCGCCACTCGGCTTCGGTCTGCTGGCCAACCGGCCCGATCCGCACCTCACCTCCGCCTGGCTGCAGCCCTGCCTGAGGGATTCACGCATCTGCCGCGACCTGGCGGCCTTGCTGCGCCAGGTGGCCACCACCGATCTCACCGACGTGGCCACCCGGCTCCCCCAGTTCACCAAGCCCGTCACGCTGGTGTGGGGCCAGCGGGACCGCTGCTTCACCCCGCAGCTGGGCCGACGCCTGGCCGGGTTGTTCAGCAATGCGAAGCTGATCGAGGTGCCAGACGCGAAAACCTTTGTCGCCCTTGATGAGCCGCAGGCAGTGATCGATGCGGTAGCGGCGATCGGCTAGTTCAGCAACGCGACACGGCTGGCTGGGCAAAGAGATTGCCCCACTCACGGCGTGCCGCCGACTGTGCATCGGCGAACGTGCGGGATGATTTACCGCCGTTGCCCGCAAGATGCACCAGCGCCCAGGCCATCGCGAACACCGGCATCCTGTGACGCTGTGCTGCGCTGAGCAACTCGTGCAACGCCGTCTCCGAATTGCACCGACGAACGCCGATCAGAATGCCTTGCGCCGTATCGAGAATGCGCCCATTTTGCGGGCCGGAAGAGATCTGGGAGTGGCCCCAGTCCGCCGTCATGCCGTGCTACCTCCCTTGCAGCCCCTCCATGTATTTGCCACCCACATGGCGACAAGGAATTCCGTTGGGGTGCACAACTTGCGCACTGTGCCATGATTTGTGCATCAGCGGTAATGCACCAGATCGCCGCAGGCATCGATATGGACCTGTGATCATCTCGATGCTTTAGCGAACCGGCTCAACGAGGTTACGGAAGCACGTCCGATGTCCTTCGGTCAGCCGTGGGGCGCCTCGGAGATCTTGCTGTCGGGCTTGCCGAGCGTCTGGCAGTACGTCATCGCC includes these proteins:
- a CDS encoding glycoside hydrolase family 172 protein, with the translated sequence MRLAARALSAAVVLLSGVAGVGAVGVASAEPVVASSGVRLVGWDTYRRLDRLPYLSSDTQSLQVSSFDRSGGDFDISTGNKNGSGGCLAFGGAGCVIAEDRGAGEIDSIWFTRDGGNVTALGTIRIELDGQTAIDAPLQSLVDGALGAPFVWPLVANAAQSPGGVYVKVPMPYRESMRISVASNLEYYHVDYRHFSTADGVTTFSRSDTALDVVAMLRAAGTADPKPAAPAAVHTSRVVDLPAGHGVTIAESTGPGSVSALHLWLPTDQLLSGLRLQIEFDGETRVDSPLGEFFGAGLGVNDVRSLLFAAIPQPGGPLSLSAWWPMPFARSAQVAIVNTTGDPVAGIDSDVVITPDPQWGPALASGRAGYFTARSHAGPTTVGQDWLFADEHGHGKFVGVSHTIHGSRIRTSFSDDAPYFLEGAERVYTDGAESPQWYGTGTEDFYEGGWYFKNGKHFSDPLTGQPDQRTATGGCADYCVAAYRLMLAEAIDYHSAIRFGIEHGKRNMVQPDYSSTAFLYALPDDAATPSDDVNPTDPVSRILHGYDDADASDQLLVSQYEGSEDTRPVVGVVHATQTATTFDVALAPDNHGILLRRTSDQAAGFQSADVAIDGIPAGTWLQPRSNGIHRWLDDMYLVPAFLTTGKERVTVTLAPTADAPPWTASRYHVDTLTGAQSSETPWW
- a CDS encoding alpha/beta fold hydrolase, translated to MPQLELEQATIEYQELGPQDSPHAPVLFVHGILVDGRLWREVAEGLSRRGFRCIVPTWPLGSHTIPVTEPTALSLAGVAEMINDVIVALGLSDVTLVGSNTGGGICQLIVDTYPDRIGRLVLTNCDAFDKCPPFPFDIVFGLLRGPISIKALFGQMQLRVLRHSPLGFGLLANRPDPHLTSAWLQPCLRDSRICRDLAALLRQVATTDLTDVATRLPQFTKPVTLVWGQRDRCFTPQLGRRLAGLFSNAKLIEVPDAKTFVALDEPQAVIDAVAAIG
- a CDS encoding ANTAR domain-containing protein, giving the protein MTADWGHSQISSGPQNGRILDTAQGILIGVRRCNSETALHELLSAAQRHRMPVFAMAWALVHLAGNGGKSSRTFADAQSAARREWGNLFAQPAVSRC